In Archangium violaceum, the following are encoded in one genomic region:
- a CDS encoding ribonuclease T2 family protein, translating into MEPHNRSTSALVMASVLFCLGPAAWASVPTSGTLHAERDCEAFVSKKKKSNPDKAHLEPGDAYVILEVNRPNQPDWIRVRVEDANPPERWVEANCGRQSVSAATPVDDGQPEPETPIDPDDPSLCSTAGLQDSFKLALSWQPAFCESHRSKKECAVNFPATFQSAGNFTLHGLWPNRESCGINYGNCEHRRKPREFCDYPDLGLNPEVAKQLSQVMPGTASCLERHEWFKHGTCQVDWDMDQYYEVAMDLVRQFNGAGISKYMAANMGKQVSMEDFLQQVDNGLGPEARDRLQLSCSGGKLTDVLISLPAQIEPGASLGEMVRRAPPDFRSKCPSRFTIDAVGFSR; encoded by the coding sequence ATGGAACCGCACAATCGGTCTACCTCCGCACTCGTGATGGCCAGCGTGCTCTTCTGTCTCGGGCCTGCCGCCTGGGCGAGTGTTCCCACCAGCGGCACCCTGCATGCGGAGAGGGATTGCGAGGCCTTCGTCTCGAAGAAGAAGAAGAGCAACCCGGACAAGGCGCACCTCGAGCCCGGCGATGCCTATGTCATCCTGGAGGTGAACCGTCCCAATCAGCCCGATTGGATCCGGGTGCGTGTGGAGGATGCCAATCCCCCGGAGCGGTGGGTGGAGGCCAACTGCGGAAGGCAGTCGGTGAGCGCGGCGACGCCCGTGGACGACGGTCAGCCGGAGCCCGAGACCCCCATTGATCCGGACGACCCTTCCCTCTGCAGCACCGCCGGACTGCAGGACAGCTTCAAGCTGGCTCTCAGCTGGCAGCCGGCCTTCTGCGAGAGCCACCGCAGCAAGAAGGAGTGCGCCGTCAACTTCCCCGCCACCTTCCAGTCCGCGGGCAACTTCACCCTGCACGGCCTCTGGCCCAACCGGGAGTCGTGCGGCATCAACTATGGCAACTGTGAGCACAGGCGGAAGCCGCGCGAGTTCTGCGACTACCCCGACCTCGGGCTGAATCCAGAGGTCGCCAAACAGTTGAGCCAGGTGATGCCCGGCACCGCTTCCTGCCTGGAGCGCCACGAGTGGTTCAAGCATGGCACCTGCCAGGTGGACTGGGACATGGACCAGTATTACGAGGTGGCCATGGATCTCGTCCGCCAGTTCAACGGCGCGGGCATCAGCAAGTACATGGCCGCGAACATGGGCAAGCAGGTCTCGATGGAAGACTTCCTGCAGCAGGTGGACAACGGCCTGGGCCCCGAGGCTCGCGATCGGCTGCAATTGAGCTGCTCCGGAGGGAAATTGACCGATGTCCTCATCTCCCTGCCGGCCCAGATCGAGCCGGGCGCCAGCCTGGGCGAGATGGTCAGGAGGGCCCCGCCGGACTTCCGCAGCAAGTGCCCCTCCCGTTTCACCATCGACGCGGTGGGCTTCTCCCGCTGA